From the genome of Cydia pomonella isolate Wapato2018A chromosome 1, ilCydPomo1, whole genome shotgun sequence:
tcgttagaagtttgcatcgtaatgtatatcatatattttttttagatttttcattctgttattttagaagttacagggggggggggggggacacacttttttttactttgggaggttctctcgcgcaaactattcatttagaaaaaaatgatattagaaaccttaatatcatttttgaagacctatccatagatactccacaTGTATgagtatgttgaaaaaaaaaaattttttttaatttcatgacgtatttaaaaaaaactacttactagatctcgttcaaaacatttttcgttagaagtttgcattgtaatgtatatcatatattttttttagatttttcattctgttattttagaagttacagggggggggacacttttttttactttgggaggttctctcgcgcaaactattcagtttagaaaaaaatgatatttgaaactttaatatcatttttgaagacctatccatagataccccacatgtatgggtatgttgaaaaaaaaaattttttttaatttcatgacgtatttaaaaaaaactacttactagatctcgttcaaaccaattttcggtggaagtttacatggcaatgtatatcatatattttttttagatttttcattctgttattttagaagttacgggggggggggtgatataaattacatattcattaagatttatagaatagtttattcatatgttgacaataaaattaaaaatgacagATATGACATACTGAACGCCGTTGATGATGTTCTCTATGGTAAAAGATAGGTGATATGAAATGAGGTTGTAACATTCGTTCGCCCTAAAGATTTAAACGTCCATCTCATCAATTAGTCGACGAGGTGGTTTAATGGTACGCCGGCTTCGACGCGGTGCCATAGGTGTAGCGGCTGTGGCCGTACCGGCCTCATTCTGAGGAGAGCAAACTGGGGCAACTTCTGCAAGAGATTCCGCTCCAGCTTCTGACCCTGGGCATGGCACTGTCGATCCATTGGCTTGCAATACTGGTGTTGACGATGTAACTGGTACCATAGGAGTTCTCTCAGCTGGGATTTCTTCTAGGTCAGGGAGACGGGGTCGTATGTGGTCTGCGTGATACCTCCTCTCCACCCCAACTGGAGTGTTAATAACATAAGAATATCGATGTGTGCGTCGAGAGACCGTGGCAGGCTCCCATCGCGGCTGTTCCCTGCTTCGCACATACACAGCATCACCCGGTCTATAGTTTGGAGTCTGGTCAGCGGAGTTAACATTCGCTTGTATTTGTCTATACTGTAATGAACGTTTAGCACTTGGTCTGGCATTGTCAAGGAGACAATTTAGTTGTCTTCCAAACATTAGCTGGCCCGGCGCTTTGCCAGTTGTGCTATGGGGTGTGATGCGATAAGCGAAAAGGAAATGTTCTAAACGTTTCTTGAGGCATTTTGTGCTTGACGACATTCTGGTCTTGAAAGTCCTCACAAGCCTTTCGGCTAATCCATTCGTCCGCGGATGATAAGGTGACGATTTGATATGTTTAATTCCGTTTTTTTCACAGTAATCCTGGAATTCTTTAGAAATGAATTGGGGGCCATTGTCAGACACTAAAAATTGGGGTAGACCAAAGGTAGTGAAAATTGTATCCAGTTCATCACATAGTTTGGTTGTCGTTATTTTGGTCATCGGCTTGATTTCAATCCATTTAGAAAAAGCATCTGACAAAACCAACCAATATGAACCTTCGAATGGTCCGGCAAAGTCGACGTGAATCCTTTCCCAGGCTTGGTCTGGCATGGACCATGAGAAGATTGGTAGATCTGAAGTATTAGGCCTATTTTCCTGGCATTTGTGGCAAGTCTTTACATGTGTGTCTATATCTTCCTCTATAGTTGGCCACCAAACGTAAAAACGTGCCAGTGCTCTCATTGCTGAAATGCCTGGGTGCCCAAGATGCAGATATTTTAGGGTCGGTTTCCTCAGAGTGTCAGGAACAACAATACGGCCTTGCCACatgattattttgttttctagtgACAACTCATCGCGCTTCCGGGCGTATGGTTTTACATCGTTTGAGTATTGATGCTCACGCCAACCAGTTTTTATAAGGTTAGTTATTCGTTTAAGCGTAGTATCTTTTCGCGTTTCTTCTCGTATAACGGTTTCAGATAATGCAAGATCGCCAATGCTATCAGTTTGCAGTCGCGCTACAATTTTGTGGACCTTGAGTTCAGACTTGGAAGGTAATTCCTCTGGATTGGGCATCCTGGATAAATAGTCTGCGATGAGATTGTTGCAACCTTTTGTATACTTAATGTCGTAATCATAACTACCAATTATTAAAGCCCATCGTACTAGGCGATTGTTGGCGAGTTTGGGTAAGTTTCGTTGAGATCCCAAAATGTGTATCAGGGGCTTATGATCCGTGACTAATGTAAATTTAGTGCCACGAAGATATTGGTCAAATTTTCTAATCCCAAAAAATATTGCGAGAGCTTCGCGGTCTATGACGGAATACTTTGACTCTGCTGGTCGGAGTTTTCGTGATGCGAAAGCAATTGGTTGTTCAATATTATTCCTCATGTGAAAAAGCACTGCGCCCACGCCCTTCTCTGAAGCATCACAGGCTAGGTAAAGTGGGCACTTATCATTGAAAGCTACAAGTGATTTAGAATGAACAATCATTAATTTAGCACGTTCAAAAGCCTCAGCTTCCTTGTTGGTCCATTGCCATTTCATTCTGTTCCCTGTTAGTGTGTGAAGATCGGCGCATACACTGTGTAAGTGTGGTATAAATCGCTCATAAAAGTTGACTAATCCAAGGAATGATCGTAGCTCCTTGGCATTAGTTGGTGGGGAAGATTTGCTGATAGCTTCTATCTTTGATTTTGTAGGGCGTACTCCATTTTTGTCAATTGTGTGCCCAAGATATTCTACTTCTGGTTGTAAAAAGGTACATTTCTTTAAATTGACTTTTAATCCAGCTTGTTCCAGTCTTTCAAATACGGTACGTAGTGTTTCAAGGTGGTCTTTGTCGTTTTTTCCTGTAACTGCAATGTCATCAAAGTAGACTGCTACATTTGGCAATCCCTCCAGAAGCTTGTCAAGATAATGTTGGAATATTGATGGGGCCGTGgaaatgccaaatggcattcggTTGTAGGTGTAGTATCCTTTGTGTGTCGATATTGTCAAGAACTGTTTAGATTCGGGCTCAATTTCAAATTGTAGGTACGCATCTTTTAGgtcaatttttgaaaatttttcacCCTCCGCTAGACTCTGGCGTAGTTGATCAAACAAAGGAACAGGGTGTGCGTGTGTTATCAGAACAGGGTTGAGTGTGCTGCGGAAATCACCACAGATTCTGATCTGGCCATTGGTTTTCACCACGTTAACTGTCGGTGTTGCCCACTGGATCGGAGTCATATTTGGGTCTACTTTGGTTATAATTCCTTCTTCAACCAAACGATCCAGTTCAACTTCTATGTTTTTCTTCATTGAGAATTTAATTGATCTGGCTGTGATGTGTTTCGGTTGTGCATCGGGCTTGATGTGTATGTTTACTTGATAATCTTTTACTTTTCCAAGTTTTCCGTCGAAGAGTGTTGTATGCTTGTCCAGAATTTGTTTTAGTGTAATGGCTTCCTGTCGAGTTTTCTTGATCGAGTAGACTGGTTTTGGAAAATCCATCTGGAACATTTCGCTCCATTGAAGGCCGAACAACATAGGGTCTGCTGACTTCATGACAACAACAGGAAGTAGTCTTTCCTCATTTTGAATGCGTACGCTAACGTTTGTTAGACCCTTTGGTTTGAGTCTTGTATTTCCATATGCGCGCAAGCTGGGAGCCTTTATGAGGGAAGGAGTTCCGATACGCGCCCAGAATTGCGTACTAATGATCGAATAGAGAGAACCGGGATCCCAGTCCATCGTGCAAGGAATGTCGTTAATGAAAACATCGATTTTTTTGCTGTCCTTGCTGTTCGTTTTACTTATTTGACAAACGATGTCCGTTTCATCTCCGCTGACGTCTGAGTAGGAAGATTGAGACGAGTGGCTGCTACTCCTGTCATGCTTAAGTTTGTGCAGCTTGTTTCTTTTGGTAAATGTTGTTTGTTTATAGTTTCGATTAGGTAAGCATGCTTTACCTGATTTGATGCAGCAGTCCTCGAAATGGCCTGGTGTGTTGCACTGTTTGCATGTATGTGTTTTGGCAGTACATTGGTTTAATGGGTGTCTTTCGGGCTCACCGCATCTCAAACATTGATGGGTCCGTAATTTGCGCGGTGATGTGTTCTGGTAAGATTTGGAGTTTCTTTTAATCTTATTGACATTGGCCTGTGTGTCTGTATCGCCTTCTGCTCGTTCCCGAGATTGAGCAACGCTAAAAATCTGAGAGAAAGTCACTTCTTTCATCTTACCTTCTTGAATGTCTTGTAGATCAGGCCATTTTTGTTTAAGATCGATCTGTAATTGTTCGTGGTTTAGCCCGGTTGCAAATCGGTCACGTAACTGTCGCTCTAGTAGATCATCGCTATAGCCACAATCTTTGCTTATTTCTTTCAGCCTGTTAGCGTAATGTTCCATAGATTCATTTTCTTTACGTATGCAGTTCCAAAAGTCCGTTAATGCTCTATATCTTGTGCGTTTTATTCTAAATAGGTCCATCAGTTTATTTCGTACATCCGCGTATGTACTGTCTTCAAAGTGTGGTGTAAGTGCAACCTTTATTTCGTGAAAGATCTCCGGTGAGAGGCAGGTGAAAAGTAGTTCCTTCTGTATGTTGCGTGCATCCTCGCCCCAAAGTTTGCATTTTGTTTCGAAATAGTCAATAAATTTTTCAACCGCGGTATCGTCTGGATTGAATTTGTCGCTCTTAAAACCGTTGTAAACATTGTTTCTGTTACCGTTAGTATTCGAAAAACTAGGTGACTCCGTGCCGTTTGTCGTTGTTGGTGTAGGAGCCGCGGCAGTTGCGTTTTGCTGTTGCGATAACAGCAATTGTAATATGTCTGAGATTTGCTTCTGTTGTGTAGCTTGCAATGTAAGAAACTTGTCAAATTGTTCGCTGTTCATTTTGTAACGAGTTTTGTTTTAATCCTCGTCGCCACtgatataaattacatattcattaagatttatagaatagtttattcatatgttgacaataaaattaaaaatgacagATATGACATACTGAACGCCGTTGATGATGTTCTCTATGGTAAAAGATAGGTGATATGAAATGAGGTTGTAacaggggggacacacattttaccactttggaagtgtctctcgcgcaaactattcattttagaaaaaaatgatgttagaaacctcaatatcatttttgaagacctatccatagataccccacacgtatgggtttgatgaaaaaatattttttgagtttcagttctaagtatggggaacccccaaaatttattgtttttttttctatttttgtgtgaaaatcttaatgcggttcatagaatacatccacttactaagtttgaacagtacagctcttatagtttcggaaaaaagtggctgtgacagaatcggacagacagacggacatgacgaatctataagggttccgttttttgccatttggctacggaaccctaaaaatggtaaaaatgCCCTTTGTGACTATTTCCAATATTTTCTAAACaaggtgttaaataaaatagcgTGAAACGTTCAATTTCGCCCATGCATAAATATGGTCATCCATCATACAATCAATGGTAAAATGGTACTGTGTAACTTGTtagtaaaaaacaaattaaaccaCAAATATACGTATATACGTAGGTAGGCAGTAAGTACTCTGTCATATAGTAATTTTTCCGCCGACGAGCATTTCTCCAGAGCCAAGATTGACTTTAAAGTTGTCGAGTGAAGGATGGCTCGCGCTATACTCGTAACCAAACCATGCCAAGACGTCCGATATTTCGTTTTCTAAAAAGAGCATCTGTataacgttgtacgatataagtgcgaatAGGTATCACTGACAACCCGTCATAGACAACGAAGTGTCTGACGCCTCGGCGCGGACCCGGGCCGTCTAGCGTGAGTTATCCTTAAGTCTGTCCCACCGCACATAGATAACAGACGTAACAGTCATTGGACAAATCATTCCATAACCGTATTCTCGTTAAAAAGGAAACTGGTTTTTCTACAGCTGTTATGCGCGGGCAGAACTGAAAGTTTCTGCATCTGAGGCGTAATTACGGAATTCGCAGTACACTTGACCTTTCACATCACGGTGATAAATCAGATTTCGAATATAAGCTCCTTATTTAcacatatgtacctacatatatactttgtatgatttttttaaagatttgtttTGTGTAATGATAAAACAAGACTAAATTACAATATATCATAACAACAACAGGTATATCTACAGTTCTTTTTACCGCCGCCGCCTACCGCCATAAACTTTTGTGGAGCAACACTTGCATTTGTGCAACACGGtaacattaatatattatatattaaaatgtttttgcctgcattgtgttattgtgcctatcaaaataaaataaaataaataaattaggtaaCTTACCTATTTTAGTTACTGTAACACAGTGTTACTCCCCAGTTGCTCCACTAAACTTGACTAAGGTGTGCATGCACTTTAACCGACAATTTGTAAATACGTAGTCTCGCGAAATTAACTATCAGTCAATCAGCTTATGATTTTCCTGTGTCACGTACGGTAGTCACAAAGGGACAGGGTATTTTGAATGTATCTATTTTGGAATTATTTGAAAGCAAATCAGTTTAATAACTCCGGCAATCAACATGCCTTTTTGATCCATTGGACTGACCTTTCCCAGAAAATTACCTTTTCCTTTAAGCTATTAGAGAAATAAGTTAATGTGCAAAGGGATTTAACCCCAATTATATACATTACCTAACCCAGCCCGAGGGGATTGTAAGTTAATATTGTCACAGGTAAAATCACGCCTGGGAAGGTGTTTAATCTGTAACAGTATAAATACACCTTACTTTaatagaaatggcaaataatgtaaacaaatatgacagatgttgaaaaaaaaaaattttttttaatttcatgacgtatttaaaaaaaactacttactagatctcgttcaaaacatttttcgttagaagtttgcattgtaatgtatatcatatattttttttagatttttcattctgttattttagaagttacaggggggggggacacttttttttactttgggaggttctctcgcgcaaactattcagtttagaaaaaaatgatattagaaactttaatatcatttttgaagacctatccatagataccccacatgtatgggtatgttgaaaaaaaaattttttttaatttcatgacgtatttaaaaaaaactacttactagatctcgttcaaaccaattttcggtggaagtttacatggcaatgtatatcatatattttttttagatttttcattctgttattttagaagttacgggggggggggacacacattttaccactttggaagtgtctctcgcgcaaactattcattttagaaaaaaatgatgttagaaacctcaatatcatttttgaagacctatccatagataccccacacgtatgggtttgatgaaaaaatattttttgagtttcagttctaagtatggggaacccccaaaatttattgttttttttctatttttgtgtgaaaatcttaatgcggttcatagaatacatccacttactaagtttgaacagtacagctcttatagtttcggaaaaaagtggctgtgacagaatcggacagacagacggacatgacgaatctataagggttccgtttttttgccatttggctacggaaccctaaaaatggtaaaaatgCCCTTTGTGACTATTTCCAATATTTTCTAAACAAGGTGTGAAATAAAATAGCGTGAAACGTTCAATTTCGCCCATGCATAAATATGGTCATCCATCATACAATCAATGGTAAAATGGTACTGTGTAACTTGTtagtaaaaaacaaattaaaccaCAAATATACGTATATACGTAGGTAGGCAGTAAGTACTCTGTCATATAGTAATTTTTCCGCCGACGAGCATTTCTCCAGAGCCAAGATTGACTTTAAAGTTGTCGAGTGAAGGATGGCTCGCGCTATACTCGTAACCAAACCATGCCAAGACGTCCGATATTTCGTTTTCTAAAAAGAGCATCTGTataacgttgtacgatataagtgcgaatAGGTATCACTGACAACCCGTCATAGACAACGAAGTGTCTGACGCCTCGGCGCGGACCCGGGCCGTCTAGCGTGAGTTATCCTTAAGTCTGTCCCACCGCACATAGATAACAGACGTAACAGTCATTGGACAAATCATTCCATAACCGTATTCTCGTTAAAAAGGAAACTGGTTTTTCTACAGCTGTTATGCGCGGGCAGAACTGAAAGTTTCTGCATCTGAGGCGTAATTACGGAATTCGCAGTACACTTGACCTTTCACATCACGGTGATAAATCAGATTTCGAATATAAGCTCCTTATTTAcacatatgtacctacatatatactttgtatgatttttttaaagatttgtttTGTGTAATGATAAAACAAGACTAAATTACAATATATCATAACAACAACAGGTATATCTACAGTTCTTTTTACCGCCGCCGCCTACCGCCATAAACTTTTGTGGAGCAACACTTGCATTTGTGCAACACGGtaacattaatatattatatattaaaatgtttttgcctgcattgtgttattgtgcctatcaaaataaaataaaataaataaattaggtaaCTTACCTATTTTAGTTACTGTAACACAGTGTTACTCCCCAGTTGCTCCACTAAACTTGACTAAGGTGTGCATGCACTTTAACCGACAATTTGTAAATACGTAGTCTCGCGAAATTAACTATCAGTCAATCAGCTTATGATTTTCCTGTGTCACGTACGGTAGTCACAAAGGGACAGGGTATTTTGAATGTATCTATTTTGGAATTATTTGAAAGCAAATCAGTTTAATAACTCCGGCAATCAACATGCCTTTTTGATCCATTGGACTGACCTTTCCCAGAAAATTACCTTTTCCTTTAAGCTATTAGAGAAATAAGTTAATGTGCAAAGGGATTTAACCCCAATTATATACATTACCTAACCCAGCCCGAGGGGATTGTAAGTTAATATTGTCACAGGTAAAATCACGCCTGGGAAGGTGTTTAATCTGTAACAGTATAAATACACCTTACTTTaatagaaatggcaaataatgtaaacaaatatgacagattttgttagtaTTTTACGTATAATCTAAAGGTTTTACGATAGTTGTTTTCattgtaatattaataattaacatatggTTTAACTAGGTAATAACTGATACaaataaaagatttaagtatactactgttgataaaatcatggttGGCCAcaagtgcgagattacgaagaaatgaaggtaaattggtttgtttagaTTAATTGccatttaatattgaattttataagtagttttataagttctaaatcccatcaaaaacataaatgtgaaatgaaagccaagttcaatatgaaGTACGTGTATATGCTTTGTTGTTAACTTCgctgataaaaaaattaagatcatgggtgccaagttctgcgTAGAAAATCATTTTTACAAGACAAGATACGGGGCTCGAAATGGTTCGGATGATACACGATTgctgcgtcgccagttcctttttctttgaacttggctggacacgctaccgcgtgtctgGATTTGATAAAGTTACGTCACTGTGAGGCGTTACGCAGATGAAATgagaaaagttaaaaataagttactcactttaaaaaaaagtgcaacGTGCGTTTTCCCCAACTTGAAACAATAATCGCTATATAGAATGTCGCTTCGTAATG
Proteins encoded in this window:
- the LOC133529209 gene encoding uncharacterized protein K02A2.6-like, whose protein sequence is MNSEQFDKFLTLQATQQKQISDILQLLLSQQQNATAAAPTPTTTNGTESPSFSNTNGNRNNVYNGFKSDKFNPDDTAVEKFIDYFETKCKLWGEDARNIQKELLFTCLSPEIFHEIKVALTPHFEDSTYADVRNKLMDLFRIKRTRYRALTDFWNCIRKENESMEHYANRLKEISKDCGYSDDLLERQLRDRFATGLNHEQLQIDLKQKWPDLQDIQEGKMKEVTFSQIFSVAQSRERAEGDTDTQANVNKIKRNSKSYQNTSPRKLRTHQCLRCGEPERHPLNQCTAKTHTCKQCNTPGHFEDCCIKSGKACLPNRNYKQTTFTKRNKLHKLKHDRSSSHSSQSSYSDVSGDETDIVCQISKTNSKDSKKIDVFINDIPCTMDWDPGSLYSIISTQFWARIGTPSLIKAPSLRAYGNTRLKPKGLTNVSVRIQNEERLLPVVVMKSADPMLFGLQWSEMFQMDFPKPVYSIKKTRQEAITLKQILDKHTTLFDGKLGKVKDYQVNIHIKPDAQPKHITARSIKFSMKKNIEVELDRLVEEGIITKVDPNMTPIQWATPTVNVVKTNGQIRICGDFRSTLNPVLITHAHPVPLFDQLRQSLAEGEKFSKIDLKDAYLQFEIEPESKQFLTISTHKGYYTYNRMPFGISTAPSIFQHYLDKLLEGLPNVAVYFDDIAVTGKNDKDHLETLRTVFERLEQAGLKVNLKKCTFLQPEVEYLGHTIDKNGVRPTKSKIEAISKSSPPTNAKELRSFLGLVNFYERFIPHLHSVCADLHTLTGNRMKWQWTNKEAEAFERAKLMIVHSKSLVAFNDKCPLYLACDASEKGVGAVLFHMRNNIEQPIAFASRKLRPAESKYSVIDREALAIFFGIRKFDQYLRGTKFTLVTDHKPLIHILGSQRNLPKLANNRLVRWALIIGSYDYDIKYTKGCNNLIADYLSRMPNPEELPSKSELKVHKIVARLQTDSIGDLALSETVIREETRKDTTLKRITNLIKTGWREHQYSNDVKPYARKRDELSLENKIIMWQGRIVVPDTLRKPTLKYLHLGHPGISAMRALARFYVWWPTIEEDIDTHVKTCHKCQENRPNTSDLPIFSWSMPDQAWERIHVDFAGPFEGSYWLVLSDAFSKWIEIKPMTKITTTKLCDELDTIFTTFGLPQFLVSDNGPQFISKEFQDYCEKNGIKHIKSSPYHPRTNGLAERLVRTFKTRMSSSTKCLKKRLEHFLFAYRITPHSTTGKAPGQLMFGRQLNCLLDNARPSAKRSLQYRQIQANVNSADQTPNYRPGDAVYVRSREQPRWEPATVSRRTHRYSYVINTPVGVERRYHADHIRPRLPDLEEIPAERTPMVPVTSSTPVLQANGSTVPCPGSEAGAESLAEVAPVCSPQNEAGTATAATPMAPRRSRRTIKPPRRLIDEMDV